In bacterium, a single genomic region encodes these proteins:
- a CDS encoding HD domain-containing phosphohydrolase — MSLDAALKMDPCAGSFGKNAHGSLHEFRMLIVDDDVLTRETLKAMLVRLGVGDVKEASHGQEALRVLENQVVDVLLTDIHMPIMDGMELLERVKEKWTTVPVLVMTGYPTIETAVDAMKRGASDFIVKPFRLQQVELPLHRAVKERTLLVQNSLLSKELAQKREIKKLNGQLQRKLEELSKLYAISESMQPGQWEGQDLFQKIVDMAAEVTEATGASLMLLDEETKCLVTKAAVGMGKEVQERLTVPLGESPVAKAAMEGRPLIMRGKKQIDFQRLQGSRGASFISVPLSMAGELFGVLNVKDKISARGFCREDLTLLSALARKAALALENQALHESLYATLTDTLVSLVSTIEARDPYTRDHSQRVTQWAVSIARSMGLEREDLDMLRFAGYVHDIGKIGIRDSILMKPEALSEEEISVIRTHPIIGERIVKPLGLLPLERSVIRHHHERWDGKGYPDGLRGLEIPLPARILAVADGFDAMTSDRVYRRAMPPQEALKEIQGLAGTQFDRDVVAAFRKTYESARAKFTKS, encoded by the coding sequence GTGAGCTTGGATGCGGCCCTGAAGATGGATCCATGTGCAGGATCCTTTGGCAAGAATGCCCATGGCAGTCTCCATGAGTTCAGGATGCTCATAGTGGATGACGATGTTTTGACCCGCGAGACCCTCAAGGCCATGCTGGTACGTTTGGGAGTGGGAGATGTAAAGGAGGCTTCCCATGGTCAGGAGGCCTTAAGGGTTCTTGAGAACCAGGTGGTGGATGTGCTTCTCACGGACATCCACATGCCAATAATGGACGGTATGGAGCTCTTAGAGAGGGTCAAAGAGAAGTGGACCACAGTACCCGTGCTGGTCATGACAGGATATCCCACCATAGAGACCGCCGTGGATGCCATGAAAAGAGGCGCCTCGGATTTCATAGTGAAACCCTTCAGGCTCCAGCAGGTGGAGCTTCCCTTGCACCGTGCAGTAAAGGAAAGAACTCTCCTGGTGCAAAATTCCCTCCTCAGCAAGGAGCTGGCCCAGAAAAGGGAAATAAAAAAGCTAAACGGGCAGCTCCAAAGAAAGCTGGAAGAACTCTCCAAGCTCTATGCCATAAGTGAGTCCATGCAGCCAGGCCAGTGGGAAGGCCAAGACCTGTTTCAGAAGATAGTGGACATGGCCGCAGAGGTCACAGAGGCCACAGGAGCCTCCCTGATGCTCCTGGATGAAGAAACAAAGTGCCTGGTGACCAAGGCGGCCGTGGGCATGGGAAAAGAGGTGCAAGAGAGGCTCACAGTTCCTCTGGGAGAGAGCCCTGTTGCCAAGGCGGCCATGGAAGGAAGGCCTCTGATCATGAGAGGTAAGAAGCAAATTGACTTCCAGAGGCTGCAAGGCTCCAGGGGTGCTTCCTTTATCTCGGTTCCCCTCAGCATGGCCGGAGAGCTCTTTGGCGTGCTAAACGTTAAAGACAAGATCTCAGCAAGGGGTTTTTGCAGGGAAGACCTCACCTTGCTCAGCGCCCTGGCGCGAAAGGCTGCCCTGGCACTGGAGAACCAGGCCCTCCATGAAAGCCTCTATGCCACACTGACAGACACCCTGGTGTCCCTGGTTTCAACCATAGAGGCCAGGGATCCCTATACCAGGGACCATTCCCAGAGAGTCACCCAGTGGGCTGTCAGCATAGCCAGGAGCATGGGGCTTGAAAGGGAGGATCTGGACATGCTTCGTTTTGCCGGATACGTGCACGACATCGGCAAGATAGGTATCCGGGACTCCATCCTCATGAAGCCAGAAGCACTCAGCGAGGAGGAAATCTCTGTTATTCGGACCCATCCCATCATCGGTGAACGCATCGTGAAACCCCTGGGTTTGCTCCCTCTGGAACGCTCGGTGATCAGACACCACCATGAACGCTGGGATGGGAAAGGATATCCCGACGGCCTAAGAGGGCTCGAAATACCTCTTCCGGCCAGAATCCTGGCAGTGGCCGACGGCTTTGACGCCATGACCTCGGACAGGGTGTACCGAAGGGCCATGCCCCCCCAAGAGGCTCTAAAGGAGATCCAGGGGCTGGCAGGCACCCAGTTCGACAGGGATGTGGTGGCTGCATTCAGGAAGACCTATGAGTCTGCCAGGGCTAAGTTTACCAAATCCTAA
- a CDS encoding sigma-54 dependent transcriptional regulator codes for MGEKKKVLVVDDDRRVLELLREFLQRMGLEVITAATGPDALAIIEKGDLDVLLTDLVLPGIDGLELLESLGRMPMPPVAVVLTGHGSIESAVRAMRLGAFDYITKPLHLEEIRIVLKKALGFGQLRRENLQLRQQLRDKYRFENLIGHSQAMQSVQRMVEKVADTDSTVLIYGESGTGKELVARALHYNSHRRDRPLVVVNCSAIPQDLLESELFGHEQGAFTGAVRTRIGKFESAQGGTVFLDEIGDMSPQLQAKLLRVLQEHEIERLGGGSPIRVDVRIIAATHRNLEEAIKEGRFREDLYYRLNVIPIRVPPLRERKSDIPLLIQHFVQRFNVARAKRLAGFSQVAVEILMNYSWPGNVRELEHLVERMVILQGEGMVEASHLPPPYVDARGKKTHTGPVLPEEGMDLPAWIRDAERSFILQALERAGGVKNKAASLLGIQRTTLVEKMRRLGLGLKNRGISDESRKISSRS; via the coding sequence ATGGGCGAGAAGAAAAAAGTCCTGGTGGTGGATGATGACCGAAGGGTACTGGAGCTGCTCAGGGAATTCCTGCAGCGCATGGGCCTTGAGGTCATCACCGCTGCCACGGGCCCCGATGCCCTGGCTATCATAGAAAAAGGGGATCTGGACGTACTTCTTACTGATCTGGTGCTTCCAGGAATCGACGGCCTGGAGTTGCTGGAGAGCCTGGGCCGCATGCCCATGCCGCCTGTGGCCGTGGTATTGACCGGGCATGGCTCCATAGAGTCAGCGGTGAGGGCCATGAGGCTGGGTGCATTCGACTACATCACCAAGCCCCTTCATTTGGAAGAGATCAGGATTGTGCTCAAAAAGGCCCTTGGTTTCGGTCAGCTCAGAAGGGAGAATCTGCAGCTTCGGCAGCAACTCAGGGACAAGTACCGCTTTGAAAACCTCATCGGCCACAGCCAGGCCATGCAATCTGTCCAGAGAATGGTGGAGAAGGTAGCCGACACCGACAGCACTGTGCTCATTTATGGAGAAAGTGGCACAGGCAAGGAACTCGTGGCCAGGGCCCTGCATTATAACAGCCACAGGAGGGATAGGCCTCTGGTGGTGGTAAACTGCAGCGCCATCCCCCAAGACCTTCTGGAAAGCGAGCTTTTCGGCCATGAACAGGGGGCCTTTACCGGAGCTGTCAGGACCCGTATAGGCAAGTTCGAGTCAGCCCAGGGAGGCACGGTGTTCTTGGATGAGATCGGCGATATGAGCCCCCAGCTTCAAGCCAAACTCCTGAGGGTCTTGCAGGAACACGAGATAGAACGCCTGGGGGGAGGCAGTCCCATCAGGGTGGATGTAAGGATAATAGCAGCCACACACAGAAACCTGGAGGAGGCCATCAAGGAAGGCCGATTCAGAGAGGATCTCTATTACCGCCTCAATGTGATTCCCATCAGGGTGCCTCCCCTCAGGGAGCGTAAATCAGACATTCCCCTTTTGATCCAGCACTTCGTGCAACGGTTCAATGTTGCCAGGGCCAAGAGACTGGCAGGCTTCAGCCAGGTGGCAGTGGAAATCCTTATGAACTATTCCTGGCCAGGAAATGTCAGGGAGTTGGAACACTTGGTGGAGAGAATGGTCATCCTCCAAGGCGAAGGCATGGTGGAGGCCTCTCATCTGCCGCCTCCTTATGTAGATGCCCGTGGGAAAAAGACCCACACAGGTCCTGTTTTGCCCGAGGAAGGCATGGATCTGCCAGCCTGGATAAGAGATGCCGAGCGAAGCTTTATCCTTCAGGCATTGGAGCGTGCAGGGGGCGTTAAAAACAAGGCAGCCAGCCTCTTGGGTATCCAACGCACCACCTTGGTGGAAAAGATGCGAAGGCTGGGCCTGGGCTTGAAAAATAGAGGAATTTCTGACGAAAGCAGAAAGATATCGTCAAGGTCTTGA